A stretch of the Desulfurellaceae bacterium genome encodes the following:
- a CDS encoding enoyl-CoA hydratase codes for MKEFRSLLYESPAPHVARIVLNRPETRNAQDTRLLYELNQAFDTAAQDDEVKVIILAANGPHFSSGHDLREPRASEAMAEFDTVGTWCGFTCAGAEAQMAREKEIYLGFCERWRNIPKPTIAVVQGKCIAGGLMLIWPCDIIIASEDAQFVDPTVSFGVDGVEYFAHPWEMGPRKAKELLFTSDWLSAHEAKSIGMVNRVVPREQLEHAALEMAAKITPKPLFALKLTKEAVNAAEDAQGRVAAMQTSFSLHQLAHTHNLHVHGMLIDPSGLPPDTAKALRAKTDQKAS; via the coding sequence TTCGCAGTCTCTTGTACGAGAGTCCGGCGCCGCATGTGGCTCGGATCGTCCTCAACCGCCCCGAGACCCGCAACGCCCAGGATACCCGTCTGCTGTACGAGCTGAACCAGGCCTTTGATACGGCCGCCCAGGATGACGAGGTCAAGGTGATTATCCTGGCCGCCAACGGTCCCCACTTTTCGTCCGGCCACGATCTGCGCGAACCCAGGGCCTCCGAGGCTATGGCCGAGTTTGACACGGTCGGCACCTGGTGCGGCTTCACCTGTGCCGGCGCCGAAGCCCAGATGGCGCGCGAAAAGGAAATCTATCTGGGCTTTTGTGAACGCTGGCGCAATATCCCCAAACCGACCATCGCCGTGGTCCAGGGCAAGTGTATCGCCGGTGGCCTGATGCTGATCTGGCCCTGCGACATCATCATTGCCAGCGAGGACGCTCAGTTTGTCGATCCGACGGTCAGCTTTGGGGTAGACGGGGTCGAGTATTTCGCCCACCCGTGGGAGATGGGACCGCGCAAAGCCAAAGAATTGCTGTTTACCTCCGACTGGCTGTCGGCCCACGAGGCCAAAAGCATCGGCATGGTCAATCGGGTCGTGCCGCGTGAGCAGCTCGAACACGCCGCGCTGGAGATGGCGGCCAAAATTACCCCCAAGCCGCTGTTTGCCCTCAAGCTGACCAAGGAGGCGGTGAACGCGGCCGAAGATGCCCAGGGACGGGTGGCGGCCATGCAGACCTCATTCTCGCTGCACCAGCTGGCCCATACCCATAATCTGCACGTCCACGGCATGCTGATCGATCCGAGCGGCCTGCCGCCGGATACGGCCAAGGCGCTGCGGGCCAAAACCGACCAGAAAGCGAGCTAG
- a CDS encoding aldo/keto reductase, producing MQYRTLGKTGLRVSEVTLGGGGIGMVWGETTEEECLATVKAAVAAGINTIDVAPVYGKGTAEEIVGRVLPELDERPLIATKVFLQPRERTDLAGAIRRSVEASLSRLGCERIDIFQLHNQIEPEEPSAPLRLSLDEIRRPNGVLDTLQQLKDEGVVGAIGFTGIARHDVIQDLLSEARLETVQLVTNILNSEGEMGAAGDGAYRDHLKMVWVAQANGLGVFGIRPFAAGSLTDAIDRSLPDDHPVAVDFALAHSELGFLTDRDSLAVAAMRYALSLPGVSTVVTGAKNRAELAEAIAATQAGPLSTEVMERIAELQQTVLKRPA from the coding sequence ATGCAATATCGTACACTTGGCAAGACCGGCCTGCGGGTTTCGGAAGTCACCCTCGGCGGTGGTGGCATCGGCATGGTGTGGGGCGAGACGACCGAGGAAGAATGTCTGGCGACCGTCAAAGCCGCAGTTGCCGCCGGCATCAACACGATTGATGTGGCTCCCGTCTACGGCAAGGGCACAGCCGAAGAGATTGTCGGCCGGGTCTTGCCCGAACTGGACGAGAGACCACTCATCGCCACCAAGGTCTTTCTCCAGCCTCGGGAACGGACCGATCTGGCCGGCGCCATTCGGCGTTCTGTAGAGGCCAGCCTGAGCCGTCTGGGCTGCGAGCGGATCGATATCTTCCAGCTGCACAACCAGATCGAGCCTGAGGAACCCAGCGCTCCGCTACGGCTCAGCCTGGACGAGATCCGCCGGCCGAATGGGGTGCTCGACACCTTACAACAGCTCAAGGACGAGGGCGTGGTCGGCGCCATCGGCTTCACCGGCATTGCCCGCCATGACGTGATCCAGGACCTGCTGTCCGAGGCCCGTTTGGAAACGGTCCAGCTGGTGACGAACATCCTGAACTCCGAGGGCGAGATGGGCGCGGCCGGTGACGGCGCCTACCGGGATCATCTCAAAATGGTGTGGGTCGCCCAGGCCAATGGGCTGGGGGTGTTTGGCATCCGACCGTTTGCCGCCGGCTCACTGACCGACGCCATCGACCGCTCCCTGCCCGACGACCACCCGGTCGCCGTCGACTTTGCCCTGGCCCATAGCGAACTCGGCTTTCTGACCGACCGGGACTCGCTGGCCGTGGCGGCTATGCGTTATGCGCTCAGTCTGCCCGGCGTCAGCACGGTTGTGACCGGAGCCAAAAATCGGGCCGAGTTGGCCGAGGCGATTGCCGCCACCCAGGCCGGGCCGCTTTCGACCGAGGTCATGGAGCGGATTGCCGAGCTGCAACAGACGGTCTTGAAACGCCCCGCTTGA
- a CDS encoding LLM class flavin-dependent oxidoreductase, giving the protein MSQIAFGFFDHLERRQEPLHQFYSGRLELLKMADEAGIYAYHPAEHHATPLGMAPSPNVFLAAAAQCTQRIRLGPLLYLLPLYHPLRLVEELCMLDHLSNGRLEIGVGRGVSPYELAYFEVPFLQSQAMFKEALEVVVAGLRGERLSYTGKYYDCTDVPLELHPQQTPNPPFWHGVTSPRSLQFAAERGMHMVGGGPNPGLKEMVAHYRELWSQHRDDPNNLNPHIDAPIIGALRHIYVAETDAEAEAIAGPAYQKFYDNIMKLWKDFGTVHIFFTPELSVARKLDVAIVGSPASVQDQLARLCEDTGCNYPTLAFAWGSLSQQQSQRSLELFATKVMPAFV; this is encoded by the coding sequence ATGAGTCAGATTGCCTTTGGTTTTTTCGATCATCTGGAGCGCCGCCAGGAACCGCTGCACCAGTTTTATAGCGGCCGGCTCGAACTGCTGAAAATGGCCGACGAGGCGGGCATCTACGCCTACCACCCGGCCGAGCATCACGCCACGCCGCTCGGCATGGCCCCCTCGCCAAACGTGTTTCTGGCCGCCGCAGCCCAGTGCACCCAACGGATTCGCCTCGGCCCCCTGCTGTACCTGCTGCCGCTGTATCACCCGCTGCGTCTCGTCGAAGAGCTGTGCATGCTCGACCATCTGAGCAACGGCCGGCTCGAAATCGGGGTCGGACGAGGGGTCTCGCCCTACGAGCTGGCCTATTTTGAGGTGCCGTTTCTCCAGTCGCAGGCCATGTTCAAGGAAGCCCTCGAAGTGGTGGTGGCCGGCCTGCGGGGCGAGCGCCTGTCATACACCGGCAAATACTATGACTGCACCGACGTGCCTCTCGAACTCCACCCCCAGCAGACCCCCAACCCGCCCTTCTGGCACGGGGTGACCAGCCCCCGCAGCCTCCAGTTTGCGGCCGAGCGTGGCATGCACATGGTCGGCGGTGGTCCGAACCCGGGTCTGAAAGAGATGGTCGCCCACTATCGCGAGCTGTGGAGCCAGCATCGTGATGATCCGAACAATCTCAACCCGCATATCGACGCGCCCATTATCGGCGCCCTGCGCCACATCTATGTGGCCGAAACCGATGCGGAAGCCGAGGCGATTGCCGGCCCGGCCTATCAAAAGTTCTACGACAACATCATGAAGCTGTGGAAAGACTTCGGCACGGTCCACATCTTTTTTACGCCCGAGTTGTCGGTCGCCCGTAAGCTGGACGTAGCAATCGTGGGTTCGCCGGCGTCGGTCCAGGACCAGTTGGCCCGGCTGTGCGAAGATACCGGCTGCAACTACCCGACCCTGGCCTTTGCCTGGGGCAGCCTGAGCCAGCAGCAGTCCCAGCGTTCGCTGGAGCTTTTCGCCACCAAGGTGATGCCGGCCTTTGTCTGA
- a CDS encoding TIGR03619 family F420-dependent LLM class oxidoreductase: MDIGLYATTHGFGYRDEVNFLARSISAEDMQPVQTAQLAERLGYHSMWFPDHVCMPMASTSAHVANASGTRAYESRHTMLDAAVVMGAAAVSTSRLKLGTSVLIAPYRNPLSDARQFATIDQLSSGRLLFGVGAGWMQEEFDALGLEYAKRAAQTEECIEVYKRAWADEAVGFQGQFYRFDAVSMDPKPVQRPTPPIIYGGVTVAGARRAARLCNGFYPIFLDSHAEPSRYAKAQEVIRRELEGQRKDPAEFAMIGVSSARLTAADNPQARANPRRICTGTPDQILTDLERFARAGYSLIVCFFDCPSGQRQELEEQMQQFSEQVLPQASGIVAQGGWKARV, from the coding sequence ATGGATATCGGTCTCTACGCCACCACCCATGGCTTCGGCTATCGGGACGAAGTGAACTTTCTGGCCCGTTCGATCAGCGCCGAGGATATGCAGCCGGTCCAGACCGCCCAGCTGGCCGAACGCCTCGGCTATCACTCGATGTGGTTCCCCGACCATGTGTGCATGCCGATGGCCTCGACCAGCGCCCATGTGGCCAACGCCTCGGGCACGCGCGCCTATGAGTCGCGGCACACCATGCTCGACGCCGCAGTCGTCATGGGCGCGGCGGCGGTCAGCACCAGCCGCCTCAAGCTCGGCACCAGCGTGCTGATCGCGCCCTACCGCAACCCGCTGAGCGACGCGCGCCAGTTTGCGACTATCGACCAGCTGTCGAGCGGCCGGCTGTTGTTTGGCGTCGGGGCCGGCTGGATGCAGGAGGAGTTTGACGCCCTCGGCCTTGAGTATGCCAAGCGCGCGGCCCAGACCGAGGAGTGCATTGAGGTCTATAAACGCGCCTGGGCTGACGAGGCGGTCGGCTTCCAGGGCCAGTTCTACCGCTTTGACGCGGTGTCGATGGACCCCAAACCCGTTCAGCGCCCTACCCCGCCGATTATTTATGGCGGGGTGACCGTGGCCGGCGCCCGCCGAGCGGCGCGCCTGTGCAACGGCTTCTATCCCATTTTTCTGGACTCGCACGCCGAGCCAAGCCGTTACGCCAAGGCCCAGGAGGTCATCCGTCGTGAGCTCGAGGGCCAGCGCAAAGACCCGGCCGAGTTTGCCATGATCGGCGTCAGCTCAGCCCGGCTGACCGCAGCTGACAATCCGCAGGCACGGGCCAATCCCCGTCGTATCTGCACCGGCACGCCAGACCAGATCCTGACCGATCTGGAGCGTTTTGCCCGGGCCGGCTATTCGCTGATCGTGTGTTTTTTCGATTGTCCGTCGGGTCAGCGCCAGGAACTCGAAGAGCAGATGCAGCAGTTCAGCGAGCAGGTCCTGCCCCAGGCGTCCGGCATTGTCGCCCAGGGCGGCTGGAAAGCCCGGGTGTAA